The Paroedura picta isolate Pp20150507F chromosome 2, Ppicta_v3.0, whole genome shotgun sequence sequence ggtaggccgcgcccggttgtggccggtctctttaatgagaccccctactccagggagtcccgtacgcaaacgggctccctgccaacgggctccctaccttgcatgtccCGACGACTGCGACGAACGAAAACGAaaactgggagggatgggagggaaacCGTCCTGGTCCGCGGCGGTCGGGGAAAGAGGGCGAGCCACGTGAGCGCGGCCTTAAAAGGCCGGTGGCCCCGCCCTTCCCCCaggcgcgccgcggcgcgcccTGATGACGCGGCCAGGGCCCGCGCCGCtcccgggcgccaccgccgcgtcaacggcggccgcgcttagtcgcggccgctatttgactagcaggtggcgactataccagtaacgacgcggacccaaacttggcaacaaattggccgcagccgtttattaaccaataccctcccaccggagggttggcccgcatgcatgGTAGTGGAGCCCCaaccttgtcagccggccggctgaccacccctACCCACGGCGTTCCGGctcctcacctcactcccagccgggaggatgggatgccttccgccgcgggatccctgggaagcgaccatcgaggaccccacgggcgtccgccacCATGGGATCCCccctctcgcttggccccgggcccctggcctcccagccgggtaggccgcgcccggttgtggccggtctctttaatgagaccccctactccagggagtcccgtatgcaaacgggctccctgccaacgggctccctaccttgcatgtcccgccactggacaggaaccaacggtccctgttcccgccaaccctcggaAAAAATAGCCTTCAAAACGTCCCGAACGTCGGCCAGCCAAAGGTCACACCCCCGGTCTGCGAGGTGAACCCCATCCGACCGAAACAAAAGCGGGGAACGAAAAGTTAACTTGGGGTGAGGAACGGTCACACCCCCCAACGAACGCACGGTCTTGCACGCAGCCTTGTTAGCTTTCTGCTTGGCCAAGTTCACACGGTCAGGCCGCCGAGCGGACCGCCAAACCAAACGATCGAGCATCTCAGACCACACCAACGTGGTGTGTGGCAGCCTCTGTCGTAGGATTACCAAGTCCTCTGATATGGCCGCACTCAGCTGACGACCGGTCATGGAGGGCAGATCATTTTCTCCTAGATGCATCACCAACACATCAGGGACGCCCCGGCGATGAACTTCGTCAGCCACGACCCGCAGCAGGGACGACCACCGCAATCCCCTCCGACCGGACCAGGTAATCTTGCACACGTCCTCGAGGCCGAGATGCTCTCCCCATCCTGTCGCGACTGCGTGTCTGCCGGCCCAGTATGGaatactgtgccccaccaccGTGACCGCTGCCGCACCTGATGGAACACCTGGGAAAAAACCAAATCAAACAGCATGTTGAGGGCGAATATACAACTTATATGCCCGGGAACGCCACCGCCCCCTCTGCTGGATGGCCCTGGCCGGCTCGCCAGCCAGGTACGCCTCCGTGGCGGCGCCAATGCGAAAAGAATGCGACCCATACAAGGAAGGTTGAAGGCCGGCTCCCTGCAAACAGGCCCGGAGAACTGCCACGAACTGGTACCGGGACAGACAGCTCCCGTTCTGATGGACGAACAGGGGTCCAGCAAGGGCAGGCCGTATCTCCAGGTACGCGGCCATAGCCCGTCGTGGGCAATCGGCCTCCCCACGTAAAGCCGGGAGGTACACATGATTCCCTTTGCCCCCTTGGTCACACTTGGACCGCCGAATGAGGCACTGGACCCCCGAGTCTACCAACTCCACGTCCGAAAACATCAGACCGGCTGAGAAACGGGCTGAGCGGGACCGTGCCAccaactcccctcccctcaaggCTCCGTGGAAAGCCGCGGTGAACGCCGCCCGGA is a genomic window containing:
- the LOC143828952 gene encoding integrase/recombinase xerD homolog; amino-acid sequence: MEGVLSSLADSTRRAYRRAASQFVDFSRSAGHSSPWPMNEGLLLRFLACLREQGLSCRTLCVTLAGLSFCSKALGAWDPGRSFLARQAVKGWGRQSVPRPDPRRPITRAILRQLLGHLPAVARSDFELVLFRAAFTAAFHGALRGGELVARSRSARFSAGLMFSDVELVDSGVQCLIRRSKCDQGGKGNHVYLPALRGEADCPRRAMAAYLEIRPALAGPLFVHQNGSCLSRYQFVAVLRACLQGAGLQPSLYGSHSFRIGAATEAYLAGEPARAIQQRGRWRSRAYKLYIRPQHAV